A genomic region of Pyramidobacter porci contains the following coding sequences:
- the lptB gene encoding LPS export ABC transporter ATP-binding protein gives MSAVKTLSATGLNKSFKKRHVVNDVSLEFSTGEVVGLLGPNGAGKTTSFYMIVGLIEADSGVVRIDDRDITGLHVYQRARCGIGYLPQEASVFRSLSVRDNIDLVLQERGIETKKRRQVIDGLVEEFGLTALVDVMGYSLSGGERRRLEVARTLALDPDFILLDEPFAGIDPIAVGDIQQIVKTLKDKGYGIMITDHNVRDTLAITDRAYIIYQGEIKVKGTSAEIADDPFARKYYLGDSFRLN, from the coding sequence ATGAGCGCCGTCAAAACGCTGAGCGCGACGGGGCTGAACAAGAGCTTCAAAAAACGCCACGTCGTCAACGACGTCAGCCTCGAGTTCAGCACCGGCGAAGTGGTGGGGCTGCTCGGCCCCAACGGCGCCGGCAAGACGACGAGCTTTTACATGATCGTCGGCCTGATCGAGGCCGATTCGGGCGTCGTCAGAATCGACGACCGCGACATCACGGGACTGCACGTGTACCAGCGCGCCCGCTGCGGCATCGGCTATCTGCCGCAGGAAGCCTCGGTGTTCCGCAGCCTGTCCGTGCGCGACAACATCGATCTGGTGCTGCAGGAGCGCGGCATCGAGACGAAGAAGCGCCGGCAGGTCATCGACGGGCTGGTGGAGGAATTCGGCCTGACGGCGCTCGTCGACGTGATGGGCTATTCCCTTTCCGGCGGCGAGCGCCGCCGGCTGGAAGTGGCCCGCACGCTGGCGCTCGATCCCGATTTCATCCTGCTCGACGAGCCGTTCGCCGGCATCGACCCGATCGCGGTCGGCGATATTCAGCAGATCGTCAAAACCCTGAAGGACAAGGGCTACGGCATCATGATCACCGACCACAACGTGCGCGACACGTTGGCCATCACCGATCGCGCCTACATCATCTATCAGGGCGAAATCAAGGTGAAGGGAACGTCCGCGGAAATTGCCGACGATCCCTTTGCGAGAAAATATTACCTGGGCGATTCGTTTCGGCTCAATTAA
- a CDS encoding LeuD/DmdB family oxidoreductase small subunit: MDKIISGRARVFGSNIDTDQIYPGRFLSETNPDDVKRHAMAGVDPDFAASFRPGGLIVAGTNFGCGSSREHAAVTLKAVGVGAVVAESFARIFFRNGVNLGIPLVACPGVSKKVRDGDLLALDLSRALLKNESSGEELPCEPVGDYALTILEAGGIKPLLKARYGRH; the protein is encoded by the coding sequence ATGGACAAAATCATTTCCGGCCGCGCCCGCGTCTTCGGCAGCAACATCGACACCGATCAGATCTATCCCGGGCGCTTCCTTTCGGAAACCAATCCCGACGACGTGAAGCGCCACGCCATGGCCGGCGTCGATCCCGATTTTGCGGCCAGCTTCCGGCCCGGCGGCCTGATCGTTGCCGGCACGAACTTCGGCTGCGGCTCCTCGCGCGAGCATGCCGCCGTCACCCTCAAGGCCGTGGGCGTCGGCGCCGTCGTTGCCGAGTCCTTCGCGCGCATCTTCTTCCGCAACGGCGTCAACCTCGGCATCCCGCTCGTGGCCTGCCCCGGAGTTTCGAAAAAAGTCAGGGACGGCGACCTGCTTGCGCTCGACCTGTCCCGCGCGCTCCTGAAAAACGAGAGCAGCGGCGAAGAGCTGCCCTGCGAGCCCGTCGGCGATTACGCTTTGACGATCCTCGAAGCCGGCGGCATCAAGCCGCTGCTGAAAGCCCGGTACGGCCGACATTGA
- a CDS encoding class II fructose-bisphosphate aldolase — MNVNDKLYRKALDRRPLNVRNRWEGEDVGLFSGRDIFAAMKENEAIVLAANARHPLTAKGVLRAAKKHSAAVLIEIAKSETNYCGANFGNLVDFTVQYSQELGHGAVFAMHVDHYGIKGKEDVMRAVAQMGEIVAKGWTSVAIDASHLDDWNNLCATRDVAMHVPPYFGLEAEVGEIKGPGEFSTVEEALYFIGGLNSWGIFPDLIAISNGSKHGTYDKTMGQDEGINLERTQEIAAALRPYGVSIAQHGISGTDIEKCARFRKYGIVKGNVATLFQNVIFGIKMEPDTGNAVIEGDSYVKEADRGIPADLWNEIVAYCDGKGMSRKSGDYKKANLPFCDKILALPDKYLDRILDETEYWAERFIKAFNAEGTADKVIEIVNRRGTWNPLPERKIIADRGDFRADNAPTKGGNDGGDYSE, encoded by the coding sequence ATGAACGTCAACGACAAACTTTACCGCAAAGCGCTCGACCGTCGCCCCTTGAACGTGAGGAACCGCTGGGAAGGCGAAGACGTGGGGCTGTTCAGCGGCCGCGATATTTTCGCCGCCATGAAGGAGAACGAGGCGATCGTGCTGGCGGCGAACGCCCGTCATCCGCTCACGGCCAAGGGCGTGCTGCGCGCCGCCAAGAAACACAGCGCCGCCGTGCTGATCGAGATCGCCAAGTCGGAGACCAATTACTGCGGCGCCAATTTCGGCAATCTCGTCGACTTTACCGTACAGTATTCCCAGGAGCTGGGGCACGGCGCGGTCTTCGCCATGCACGTCGATCATTACGGCATCAAGGGCAAAGAGGACGTGATGAGGGCGGTCGCGCAGATGGGCGAGATCGTCGCCAAGGGCTGGACGTCGGTGGCGATCGACGCCTCGCATCTCGACGACTGGAACAATCTCTGCGCCACGCGCGACGTGGCCATGCACGTGCCGCCGTACTTCGGGCTCGAGGCCGAGGTGGGCGAGATCAAGGGACCGGGCGAATTCTCCACGGTGGAAGAAGCTTTGTATTTCATCGGCGGGCTCAACTCGTGGGGCATCTTCCCCGACCTGATCGCCATCTCCAACGGCAGCAAGCACGGCACCTACGACAAGACGATGGGGCAGGACGAAGGCATCAACCTCGAGCGCACGCAGGAGATCGCCGCGGCGCTGCGGCCTTACGGCGTCAGTATCGCTCAGCACGGCATCTCCGGCACCGACATCGAAAAGTGCGCCCGCTTCCGCAAATACGGCATCGTCAAGGGCAACGTGGCGACGCTGTTCCAGAACGTGATCTTCGGCATCAAGATGGAGCCGGACACAGGCAACGCGGTGATCGAGGGCGATTCCTACGTCAAGGAAGCGGACCGCGGCATCCCCGCCGACCTGTGGAACGAGATCGTCGCGTACTGCGACGGCAAGGGCATGAGCCGCAAGTCGGGCGATTACAAGAAAGCGAATCTGCCCTTCTGCGACAAGATCCTCGCTCTGCCCGACAAATATCTGGACCGCATCCTCGACGAGACGGAATACTGGGCGGAACGTTTCATCAAGGCGTTCAACGCCGAGGGCACGGCCGACAAGGTGATCGAGATCGTCAACCGCCGCGGCACGTGGAATCCGCTGCCCGAGCGCAAGATCATCGCCGACCGCGGCGATTTCCGCGCCGACAACGCGCCCACGAAGGGCGGCAACGACGGCGGCGATTATTCCGAATAA
- a CDS encoding NAD(P)-dependent malic enzyme: protein MAEKTIYEIALERHKETVGKFAMVSKMPVTNMQELAVAYTPGVAEPCRVINKNPDDVYTYTSKSNVVAVISDGSAVLGLGNIGAKAAIPVMEGKCCLFKNFAGIDAIPICIETQDTEEIIGIVKNITATLGGINLEDIAAPRCFEIEDRLKAICDIPVFHDDQHGTAVILLSAVINALKVVGKKIGDVKIVLNGAGAAGTAISKMLMLAGAKNIIALDSKGALSDDMDLAPAKLALAKITNPNHEKGRLADVIKGADIFLGTSVGGALKPEMVKTMAPKAIIFAMANPVPEIFPDEAKAAGAMVVGTGRSDFPNQVNNCLGFPGIFRGALDCRATQINDEMQLAAAYALASLIPDAELTPDHIIADSFDKRVVPAVAKAVADAARKTGVARL from the coding sequence ATGGCAGAGAAGACAATTTACGAAATCGCGCTGGAACGCCACAAGGAGACCGTGGGCAAGTTCGCCATGGTCAGCAAGATGCCCGTCACCAACATGCAGGAACTGGCCGTCGCCTACACGCCCGGCGTCGCCGAACCGTGCCGCGTCATCAACAAAAATCCCGACGACGTCTACACTTACACATCCAAGAGCAATGTCGTGGCCGTCATCAGCGACGGCAGCGCCGTGCTCGGACTGGGCAACATCGGCGCCAAGGCCGCCATCCCCGTGATGGAGGGCAAGTGCTGTCTCTTCAAGAACTTCGCCGGCATCGACGCGATCCCCATCTGCATCGAGACGCAGGACACCGAGGAGATCATCGGCATCGTCAAGAACATCACCGCCACGCTCGGCGGCATCAACCTCGAGGACATCGCCGCGCCGCGCTGCTTCGAGATCGAGGACCGCCTCAAGGCCATCTGCGATATTCCCGTCTTCCACGACGACCAGCACGGCACTGCCGTGATCCTGCTCAGCGCCGTGATCAACGCGCTCAAAGTCGTGGGCAAGAAGATCGGCGACGTGAAGATCGTCCTCAACGGCGCCGGAGCGGCCGGCACGGCTATCAGCAAGATGCTGATGCTGGCCGGAGCGAAGAACATCATCGCCCTCGACAGCAAGGGCGCGCTCTCCGACGACATGGACCTCGCCCCCGCCAAGCTCGCGCTCGCCAAGATCACCAATCCGAATCACGAAAAAGGCCGGCTGGCCGATGTCATCAAAGGAGCCGACATTTTCCTCGGCACCTCCGTCGGCGGCGCGCTCAAGCCCGAAATGGTCAAGACCATGGCGCCCAAGGCGATCATCTTCGCCATGGCCAACCCCGTGCCGGAAATCTTCCCCGACGAAGCCAAGGCCGCCGGCGCGATGGTCGTCGGCACCGGGCGCTCGGACTTTCCCAACCAAGTCAACAACTGCCTCGGCTTCCCCGGCATCTTCCGCGGCGCGCTCGACTGCCGCGCCACGCAGATCAACGACGAGATGCAGCTGGCCGCCGCTTATGCGCTGGCCTCGCTGATCCCCGACGCCGAGCTGACGCCCGACCATATCATCGCCGACTCGTTCGACAAGCGCGTCGTTCCCGCAGTGGCGAAAGCCGTGGCCGACGCTGCCCGCAAGACCGGCGTGGCGCGACTGTAA
- a CDS encoding PH domain-containing protein: MPVSKEVVREQLRKIGPYHKWFTGKERRALPKIIDEGEVIEFLTSGYDGKKNTVLVVATNRRFMVLDSGIVYGSDDRIFPYGKINSIRGERGIFFGKLRISTAGVSGDDVVISWVRKTDIARMISTVSKNIALAKGE, from the coding sequence ATGCCAGTATCGAAAGAAGTCGTCCGGGAGCAGCTTCGCAAAATCGGTCCCTATCACAAGTGGTTTACCGGAAAAGAGCGGCGCGCCCTGCCCAAGATCATCGACGAAGGCGAAGTGATCGAATTCCTGACCAGCGGCTACGACGGCAAAAAGAATACCGTGCTCGTCGTGGCGACCAACCGCCGCTTCATGGTGCTCGACTCGGGCATCGTCTACGGCAGCGACGACCGCATTTTCCCCTACGGCAAGATCAACTCCATCCGCGGCGAGCGCGGCATTTTCTTCGGCAAACTCCGCATCAGCACCGCCGGCGTCTCCGGCGACGACGTGGTGATCTCCTGGGTGCGCAAGACCGACATCGCCCGCATGATCTCCACCGTGTCCAAAAACATCGCTCTGGCCAAAGGCGAGTAG
- a CDS encoding 2-hydroxycarboxylate transporter family protein has translation MSEENKSLRLFNMPWQIFAVFAAIVLTATYMGVLPKGMIGAFPFMIVAGAVLNEIGNRCPIVNTYLGGGAIVIIFGMALLCYYHLIPDATVKIVTNFMKGEGFLDFYIAALICGSILGMNRDLLIRAAIRYLPAIIGGVVVALALAGLVGELTGYGAKQAILYIAVPIMGGGMGAGAVPLSKIFGETLAQKPEDIINIMIPAVALGNAMAIVAGGLLSKLGKSFPRFTGNGDLLITKGADDAIQTDEEFLKKRDAISLTVMGVGLLLATAFFAWGRIIAFFIPKIHSYAWMIISVAVVKALGILPQYYEICCYQWFQFIMKNLTATLLVGIGVAYTDLGQIVSAFSGQYLLLVGVTVFGAIIGSGIVGRLVGFYPIESAITAGLCMANMGGTGDVAVLSAAHRMELMPFAQISSRIGGAFMLILASMLLQII, from the coding sequence ATGTCTGAAGAAAACAAAAGCCTCAGGCTGTTCAACATGCCATGGCAGATCTTCGCCGTTTTTGCGGCCATCGTTCTTACGGCGACCTACATGGGAGTTCTGCCCAAAGGCATGATCGGCGCCTTTCCGTTCATGATCGTCGCCGGCGCCGTTCTCAACGAGATCGGCAACCGCTGTCCGATCGTCAACACCTATCTCGGCGGCGGAGCCATCGTCATCATTTTCGGCATGGCGCTACTTTGTTACTATCATCTCATTCCCGACGCAACCGTCAAAATCGTCACGAACTTCATGAAGGGCGAGGGCTTCCTCGACTTCTACATCGCCGCGCTGATCTGCGGCTCGATCCTCGGCATGAACCGCGACCTGCTGATCCGCGCCGCAATCCGCTATCTGCCCGCCATCATCGGCGGCGTCGTCGTGGCGCTTGCTCTTGCCGGCCTCGTCGGCGAGCTCACCGGTTACGGCGCCAAGCAGGCCATCCTTTACATCGCCGTGCCCATCATGGGCGGCGGCATGGGCGCCGGTGCCGTGCCGCTGTCGAAGATCTTCGGCGAAACGCTGGCGCAGAAACCCGAGGACATCATCAACATCATGATCCCGGCGGTCGCCCTCGGCAACGCCATGGCGATCGTCGCCGGCGGGCTGCTCAGCAAGCTCGGCAAGTCGTTCCCCCGCTTCACCGGCAACGGCGATCTGCTCATCACCAAGGGTGCCGATGACGCCATTCAAACCGACGAAGAATTCCTCAAAAAACGCGATGCCATCAGCCTGACAGTCATGGGCGTCGGCCTGCTGCTGGCGACGGCATTCTTCGCCTGGGGACGCATTATCGCCTTCTTCATTCCCAAGATCCACAGCTACGCCTGGATGATCATCTCCGTCGCCGTCGTCAAGGCGCTGGGGATTCTTCCCCAGTACTACGAGATCTGCTGCTACCAGTGGTTCCAGTTCATCATGAAGAATCTGACCGCCACGCTCCTTGTCGGCATCGGCGTGGCCTACACCGATCTCGGCCAGATCGTTTCCGCCTTCTCCGGCCAGTATTTGCTGCTTGTCGGCGTGACGGTGTTCGGCGCCATCATCGGTTCAGGCATCGTCGGGCGCCTCGTCGGCTTTTATCCCATCGAGTCGGCCATCACCGCCGGACTCTGCATGGCCAACATGGGCGGCACGGGCGACGTAGCCGTTCTTTCCGCAGCTCACCGCATGGAACTGATGCCCTTCGCGCAAATCTCCTCCCGTATCGGCGGCGCCTTCATGCTGATCCTCGCCAGCATGCTGCTGCAGATCATTTAA
- the citF gene encoding citrate lyase subunit alpha, with product MKDGKVIATLKDAILRSGLKNGMRISFHHHLRNGDGVMNMVLAELAAMGYRDLTLNSSSVFDVQSPIIDHVKSGLVGRIETNYMGAKVGRFISEGGMKEPVVFRSHGGRPSAIENGVTPIDVAFVAAPAADPMGNATGKRGKSACGSLGYAEADARCARHTIVVTDNLVPYPLEDALIQEQWVDGVVSVDSIGDPQGIVSGTTRLTRDPVALAMARTTVDVIRASGLLKDGFSFQTGAGGASLAAATFLKDVMLAEKIQGSFALGGVTGAIVDMLNAGCFRSIMDVQCFDLGAVASIRDNPRHVEISATRYASPTSKSCCVDSLDAAILGATEIDTDFNVNVHTDSNGSIMGGSGGHSDVAAGAKLCIVVAPLIRARLPIVTDRVTTISTPGRTVDVLVTQKGAAVNPGRADLRDRLAEAGVKIADIHDLKAAAEKLTGAPCRPARGTREVAKVMYRDETQIDSIKSVK from the coding sequence ATGAAAGACGGCAAAGTCATCGCCACGCTGAAAGACGCCATTCTCCGTTCCGGGCTGAAAAACGGCATGAGGATCTCGTTCCACCATCACCTGCGCAACGGTGACGGCGTGATGAACATGGTACTGGCCGAGCTGGCCGCCATGGGCTACCGCGATCTGACGCTCAACAGCAGCTCTGTGTTCGACGTGCAGAGCCCCATTATCGATCACGTCAAAAGCGGTCTCGTCGGCCGCATCGAAACCAATTACATGGGCGCGAAGGTCGGTCGCTTCATCTCCGAGGGCGGCATGAAGGAGCCGGTCGTCTTCCGATCGCACGGCGGCCGCCCGAGCGCCATCGAAAACGGCGTCACGCCGATCGACGTGGCGTTCGTGGCCGCGCCCGCGGCCGATCCCATGGGCAACGCCACGGGCAAACGTGGCAAAAGCGCCTGCGGCTCCCTCGGCTACGCCGAAGCCGACGCGCGCTGCGCCCGGCATACGATCGTCGTCACCGACAACCTTGTCCCGTACCCGCTCGAGGACGCGCTGATCCAGGAACAGTGGGTCGACGGCGTCGTCTCCGTGGACAGCATCGGCGATCCGCAGGGCATCGTTTCCGGCACCACGCGCCTCACCCGCGACCCCGTCGCTCTCGCCATGGCGCGCACTACCGTCGACGTGATCCGCGCTTCCGGCCTGCTCAAAGACGGCTTCTCGTTCCAGACCGGCGCGGGCGGCGCGTCGTTGGCCGCGGCCACGTTCCTCAAGGACGTCATGCTGGCCGAAAAGATCCAGGGCAGTTTCGCCCTCGGCGGCGTTACCGGCGCCATCGTCGACATGCTGAACGCCGGCTGCTTCCGCTCCATCATGGACGTACAGTGTTTCGACCTCGGCGCGGTGGCCTCGATCCGCGACAACCCGCGTCACGTGGAGATCTCGGCGACGCGCTACGCCTCGCCGACGTCCAAGTCCTGCTGCGTCGACAGCCTCGACGCGGCCATCCTCGGCGCGACGGAGATCGATACCGACTTCAACGTCAACGTGCACACCGATTCCAACGGCTCCATCATGGGCGGCAGCGGCGGACACAGCGACGTCGCCGCCGGGGCGAAACTGTGCATCGTCGTCGCGCCGCTGATCCGCGCCCGGTTGCCCATCGTCACCGACCGCGTCACCACGATCTCCACTCCCGGCCGCACGGTCGACGTGCTCGTCACGCAGAAAGGCGCGGCCGTCAACCCGGGCCGCGCGGACTTGCGCGATCGTCTGGCCGAAGCGGGCGTCAAAATCGCGGACATTCACGACCTCAAAGCCGCAGCCGAGAAACTGACCGGCGCGCCCTGCCGCCCCGCGCGCGGGACCCGCGAGGTGGCGAAGGTCATGTACCGCGACGAGACTCAGATCGACAGCATCAAAAGCGTGAAATAA
- a CDS encoding HpcH/HpaI aldolase/citrate lyase family protein has product MRRSMLFLPGNTPNIIVNGDALGADNVILDLEDAVAPDQKDAARILVRNAVKALGFESVELTVRINSLDTPYWQADLDEIVPLRPDLIMPAKVGGAEDVATLDAYMAEVEKKHGLPAGTVKLIPLIETARGLENAYAVASASPRVAAIFLGAEDLTADLRCPRTKEGAEIFYARSRMVSAARAAGIDVYDTPFTDVNDDEGIVKDARFARSLGFSGKAVISPRHVRAVNEAFSPTQKEIDYAREVLAAIRQAKEQGRGAISLYGKMIDRPIVARAEQTIAMAEAIAGGGREK; this is encoded by the coding sequence ATGCGCCGTTCCATGCTGTTCCTGCCGGGCAACACGCCCAACATTATCGTCAACGGCGACGCGCTCGGCGCCGACAACGTCATCCTCGACCTCGAGGATGCGGTCGCGCCGGATCAGAAGGACGCCGCCCGCATCCTCGTGCGCAACGCCGTCAAGGCGCTCGGCTTCGAGAGCGTCGAACTGACCGTGCGCATCAACTCGCTCGACACGCCGTATTGGCAGGCGGACCTCGACGAGATCGTGCCGCTGCGCCCCGATTTGATCATGCCTGCCAAGGTCGGCGGCGCGGAAGACGTGGCGACGCTCGACGCCTACATGGCCGAAGTGGAGAAAAAACACGGCCTTCCTGCCGGGACCGTGAAGCTGATCCCGCTGATCGAGACGGCGCGCGGGCTGGAAAACGCCTACGCCGTCGCTTCGGCTTCGCCGCGCGTGGCGGCGATCTTCCTCGGCGCCGAAGACCTGACCGCCGACCTGCGCTGTCCCCGCACCAAGGAAGGCGCGGAGATCTTCTACGCGCGCAGCCGCATGGTTTCGGCCGCCCGCGCCGCCGGGATCGACGTCTACGACACGCCGTTCACCGACGTCAACGACGACGAAGGGATCGTTAAGGACGCGCGGTTCGCGCGCAGCCTGGGATTCAGCGGCAAAGCCGTGATCTCGCCGCGCCACGTGCGCGCCGTCAACGAGGCGTTCAGCCCGACGCAGAAGGAGATCGACTACGCCCGCGAGGTGCTGGCGGCGATCCGCCAAGCCAAGGAACAGGGGCGCGGCGCGATCTCGCTGTACGGCAAGATGATCGACAGGCCGATCGTCGCGCGCGCCGAACAGACCATCGCCATGGCCGAGGCCATCGCCGGAGGAGGACGCGAAAAATGA
- a CDS encoding 3-isopropylmalate dehydratase large subunit — MHATEKILAAHAGRASVSAGEIVNCAVDVAGINDLYLQTVRSFFEIGGVTVHSPQNVVMFLDHYAPASSIQQADNQKQFREFCEAQNIANLMDVNEGVCHQICVDKGFSRPGRLMVITDSHTTTHGALGAFGTGVGATDMAAILISGQLWFRVPEVVKIILDGSPRPGVFAKDAILRVIGALGADYGVYKVIEFCGEAVANMPLSERLTLCNMTTEIGAKTAWIQPDEVTFAHMRRLGIDDYTVYETDPDYRYSAAHRFDVGALEPQIAEPDSVDNVHPVSHCAGVKIQQAFLGTCTGGRFEDLQIAARIVEGRKVPRGTRFVVVPASRQVLLEAVRSGVMETLVEAGATFVTPGCAACLGTHEGMLAGGENCISSSSRNFPGRMGSAEARIYLGSPAAVAAAAVAGEIVDPAEFL; from the coding sequence ATGCATGCTACGGAAAAAATCCTCGCCGCCCACGCCGGACGCGCGTCCGTTTCGGCGGGCGAGATCGTCAACTGCGCCGTTGACGTAGCCGGGATCAACGACCTGTACCTGCAGACCGTGCGCTCGTTTTTCGAGATCGGCGGCGTCACAGTCCATTCGCCGCAGAACGTGGTGATGTTCCTCGATCATTACGCGCCGGCCTCGTCGATCCAGCAGGCCGACAATCAGAAACAGTTCCGCGAGTTCTGCGAGGCGCAGAACATCGCCAATCTCATGGACGTGAACGAGGGCGTCTGCCACCAGATCTGCGTGGACAAAGGCTTTTCGCGCCCCGGCCGCCTGATGGTGATCACCGACTCGCACACCACCACTCACGGCGCGCTGGGGGCGTTCGGCACCGGCGTCGGCGCCACCGACATGGCCGCGATCCTGATCTCCGGACAGCTGTGGTTCCGCGTGCCCGAAGTCGTAAAGATTATTCTCGACGGTTCGCCGCGTCCCGGCGTGTTCGCCAAAGACGCGATCCTGCGCGTCATCGGCGCGCTGGGAGCGGATTACGGCGTCTATAAGGTGATCGAGTTCTGCGGCGAAGCGGTCGCGAACATGCCGCTGTCGGAACGGCTGACGCTGTGCAACATGACCACCGAGATCGGCGCCAAGACGGCGTGGATTCAGCCGGACGAAGTCACCTTCGCGCACATGAGGCGGCTCGGCATCGACGACTACACGGTGTACGAGACCGATCCCGATTACCGTTATTCCGCCGCGCACCGTTTTGACGTCGGCGCGCTCGAACCGCAGATCGCCGAGCCGGACAGCGTCGACAACGTGCATCCTGTTTCGCACTGCGCCGGCGTGAAGATCCAGCAGGCTTTTCTCGGCACCTGCACGGGCGGGCGCTTCGAAGACCTGCAGATCGCCGCGCGCATCGTCGAGGGGCGGAAAGTGCCGCGCGGCACGCGCTTCGTCGTCGTGCCGGCCAGCCGCCAGGTGCTGCTTGAAGCCGTCAGGAGCGGCGTCATGGAGACGCTCGTCGAAGCGGGCGCCACCTTCGTCACGCCCGGCTGCGCCGCCTGCCTCGGCACGCACGAGGGCATGCTCGCGGGCGGCGAAAACTGTATCAGCTCTTCCAGTCGCAACTTTCCCGGCCGCATGGGCAGCGCCGAGGCGCGCATCTACCTCGGCTCTCCCGCCGCCGTAGCGGCTGCGGCGGTCGCCGGCGAGATCGTCGATCCCGCCGAATTCCTGTGA
- a CDS encoding hydrogenase maturation protease, with protein MRIHTTVWGVGNPLLRDDAVGLEVVRLLGKRKLPNFSLRLCELAPANYLATLKKECPRRFLLIDASDMGLPPGSLRRFPLARVDDPSFTSHDLPLPQLLAGVLPPDCEAWVIAIQPQSAALGIGLTSVAAKAAQACAKLIAAGQSDQIDALEKSGESSV; from the coding sequence ATGAGAATCCATACCACCGTCTGGGGCGTCGGCAATCCCCTGCTGCGTGACGACGCCGTCGGGCTCGAGGTGGTGCGTCTGCTCGGCAAGAGGAAACTGCCGAACTTTTCGCTGCGCCTCTGCGAGCTGGCGCCCGCCAATTACCTCGCCACGCTGAAAAAGGAATGTCCGCGCCGTTTTCTGCTGATCGACGCCTCCGACATGGGGCTGCCGCCCGGAAGCCTGCGCCGTTTCCCGCTGGCACGCGTCGACGATCCGTCCTTCACCAGCCACGATCTGCCGCTGCCGCAGCTTTTAGCCGGCGTGCTGCCGCCTGACTGCGAAGCCTGGGTCATCGCCATTCAGCCGCAAAGCGCCGCTTTGGGCATCGGCCTTACGTCCGTCGCGGCAAAAGCGGCGCAGGCGTGCGCCAAACTGATCGCCGCAGGGCAAAGCGACCAAATCGACGCGCTTGAAAAGAGTGGGGAATCGTCCGTTTAA
- the citD gene encoding citrate lyase acyl carrier protein — protein sequence MEIRRKSVAGTLESSDVLVEIEPGRGVTVELESVVTAQFGALIEKTVREVLKGFAVENASLRVVDRGALDCTIRARVETAIKRAAAEEEK from the coding sequence TTGGAGATCAGGAGAAAATCCGTCGCCGGCACGCTGGAGTCGAGCGACGTTCTCGTGGAAATCGAACCGGGGCGCGGCGTGACCGTCGAGCTGGAGTCGGTCGTGACGGCGCAGTTCGGCGCTTTGATCGAGAAGACCGTGCGCGAGGTGCTGAAGGGATTTGCGGTGGAAAACGCGTCGCTGCGCGTCGTCGACCGCGGCGCGCTGGACTGTACGATCCGCGCCCGAGTGGAGACCGCGATCAAACGCGCGGCGGCAGAGGAGGAAAAGTAA
- a CDS encoding LptA/OstA family protein, with translation MSVLLLAAGGAALPAAPVATQLTADAMDYDMESGEFKAQGHVTLKREDVTLTSAYGEASTKTQKARLWRSVRVFGTYRGEKIDAVCAELTADFSVSGGSYVMKGSVDAAFGSRVLRAATARLSGQTFGAEDVTHFEDKDRNMVMTCAALSGDYDAQGLRAAEGKGNVTVVQQDEEKVSRLWCDALSYSRAADTLTGTGSAKIHVQSKSGKTQETTIECEKLDYSVGGNVVTATGDARAVQDGRRISAQTLIYHPDTGRLEAKGTPRISVDLTNLKPSPRTPAKNDAPVAESKKGGRK, from the coding sequence TTGAGCGTTCTGCTGCTGGCGGCGGGAGGCGCTGCGCTGCCGGCGGCTCCCGTCGCCACTCAGCTGACCGCCGACGCCATGGACTACGATATGGAAAGCGGCGAGTTCAAGGCGCAGGGGCACGTGACGCTGAAGCGCGAAGACGTGACGCTGACCTCCGCTTACGGCGAGGCCAGCACAAAAACGCAGAAGGCGCGCCTGTGGCGGAGCGTGCGCGTTTTCGGCACGTATCGCGGCGAAAAGATCGACGCCGTGTGTGCCGAGCTGACGGCCGACTTTTCCGTTTCCGGCGGCAGCTATGTGATGAAGGGGAGCGTGGACGCCGCCTTCGGCAGCCGCGTGCTGCGCGCGGCCACGGCGCGGCTGAGCGGGCAGACTTTCGGCGCCGAGGACGTGACGCATTTCGAGGACAAAGACCGCAACATGGTCATGACCTGCGCCGCGCTGAGCGGCGATTACGATGCCCAAGGGCTTCGCGCGGCCGAAGGAAAGGGGAACGTCACGGTCGTGCAGCAGGATGAAGAGAAGGTTTCGCGCCTCTGGTGCGACGCGCTGTCCTATTCCCGCGCGGCCGATACGCTGACGGGAACCGGCAGCGCCAAGATTCACGTGCAGTCCAAAAGCGGCAAGACCCAGGAGACGACGATCGAATGCGAAAAGCTTGACTACTCCGTGGGCGGCAATGTCGTGACGGCGACGGGCGACGCCCGAGCCGTACAGGACGGCCGCCGCATCAGCGCCCAGACGCTGATTTACCATCCCGACACCGGGCGGCTCGAGGCCAAGGGAACGCCGCGCATCTCCGTGGACTTGACGAATCTGAAACCGTCACCGCGGACGCCCGCGAAAAACGACGCTCCCGTCGCGGAAAGCAAAAAAGGCGGCAGGAAATGA